The Microterricola viridarii genome segment CTCTCTGACGGGGCCGCGAGCCTCTCCGGCGGCCTGGCCACGCTCAACAGCGGGGCCGGAACCCTGGCCGCGAAGTCCGGCGACCTCGTCGCCGGCGCCAACAGCCTCTCCGGCGGCATGCAGGCGGCGGCCGACGGAGCGGCAACACTCTCTGACAAGTCGCAGCAGCTCACCGCGGGCGCCGAGACCATCGCCGGTGGCACGGCGGCACTCGCCGCGGGCGCCGGACAGGTCTCCGGCGGCATCGACCAGCTCGTCGCCGCCATGCAGGCCGCCCCGGCCGGCACCCCGGCCACCGCATTCCTGCCCAGCCTGCAGAAGCTGCAGGCCGGTGCGGCCGAGCTCGGCACACAGAGCGCCGGCGCCGCAACTCAGGTGCAGGGCTACGCCGGGCTGAGCGCGCAGTTCACCGCCGGTGTCGGCGAGCTCTCCAGCAAGCTGAGCGCCGGAGCCCCCGGCGCCGCCCAGCTCGCCGACGGTGCAGCACAGCTCTCGGCCGGGGCGCAGCAGTTGGCCGACGGTGTCTCCACCGCGGCATCCGGTGCCGCCACCCTCGCCGACGGCGCAGCCACACTGAGCGCCGGAACCGGCACCCTGGTCGACGGCAGCGGACAGCTCGTCGAGGGCGGCACCGCACTCGAGGAGGGCGCGGGCAAGCTCGCCGACGGCAGCCAGGAGCTGGCACAGAAGCTCGGCGAGGGCGGCGACGCCATCCCCGCGATGACCTCGACCGATGTCGATGCGAAGGCCACCGTTCTCTCCGACCCCGTCGCTCTCGACGAGAGCTGGCAGAACAAGTCGGAGGGCTTCGGCGAGGGATTCGCCCCGTTCTTCATCGCCCTGGCCACCTTCGTCGGCGCGCTCATCACCTGGTTGATCCTGCGGGCGCTGCCCGCCCGTGCCCTCGCGGCCGGAGCCAGCGGCATCCGCGCCGTCATGACGGGCTTCCTGCCCGCCGTGGCGATCGGTGCCGGCCAGGTCGTGATCATGGTGCTGGTGCTCGTCTACGGCATCGGGCTGCAGCCGCAGTACTGGTTGGCCACCTCGGCATTCATGTTCCTGGTCACGCTCGCCTTCCTCGCGCTGCAGCAGATGTTCATCATCCTGCTCGGCACGGCGGCCGGCCGCGTGGTGAGCTTGGTGCTGCTCATGCTGATGCTCACCTCTTCTGGCGGCACCTACCCGGTCGAGACGACACCGGCGTTCTTCCAGGCGCTGCACCCGTGGATGCCGGCCTCCTATGTGGTCAGCGGGCTGCGCGAGCTGATCACCGGCGGTGTGGACTCTAGACTGTGGATTTCGGTGCTCGTGCTTGCCGGCACGCTCGTCGGCTCGCTGGCGATCAGCGCCTGGAGCGCCGGGAAGCAGCGGATGTGGACGGTTGCCCGTCTGCACCCCGAGCTCTCGATCTAGCCCGACCCCCAGTTACAGAACGGTTGATGCCCCATGGTTCGCTCCAGCGGAACGAAACGCGCCATTCTCGACGCGGCCCTCGAGCTGGCGGCGACCAGGGGCATCACCGGCACCACGATGGATGACGTCGCCGAACGCGCCGGCGTGGCCAAGGGCAGCCTGTACTACAACTTCAGCTCGAAGGATCAGCTGTTCGAGGCGCTGCTCGAAGAGGGCGTCGGCGCGCTCGCCGAGAACCTGCGGGCGGCCCGCGGCACACTCGTCGGCTGGGAGGCCATCGAGGCGCTCGTGGGCGCCCTGCTCGACCGGATCGCCGCGAACGCCGCGCTGGCCAAGCTGATGGCGAGCGAGATCTTCCGCACCGATCGGGCTTGGCAGAAGACGCTGTTCGCGCTGCGGCACGAGGCGCTTGCCGTCTTCGCCGAGGCCATCGAGGAGGCCGGCGCCGGCGCGGTGGCCCCGGATGCCGCTGCCCCGGCATCCGGGACCAGCACGATCATGGCCGCCAGTGTGTTCGGCGCCGTGCTGATGTCGGGCCTGGAATGGCTCGTGTTCGAGCCGGAGCGCAGCCGCGACGAGGTCGCCGCGGCGATCCTCGCCTCGCTGAGCGGTGCATTCGCCCCACGCTGAGCCCCTTCCCGCTGGTTGAGTCCCGCCCCGCTGGTTGAGCCCCGTCCCGCTGGTTGAGCCCCGTCCCGCTGGTTGAGCCTGTCGAAACCCCGGGCCAGCGTCACACGGCGACTTATGCGCCGCGGCTCTCACAATCTGGCCTTCTCGGCCGATAGTCCTTCGATGGCGCCCAGTCCGCACGCACGGTCGCGCGCAGGCTTGATTCGGCGTCGGCTCATTGGGGGGCTCACATGCCGCGGCATTCTTCTGTTCGCACGCCGAAACACGCACTGCTCCTGGGGCTCGCCGTCTCGGTCTGCGTGAGTCTCGCCGCCTGTGCCGGGCTAGCCGCGCCGCAGCAGGGCACCGTGGAAGCGGAGTCTTCCTCGACGCGTTCCGCAAGTGCGGCGCCGCAGCAAACGGCCGCGCAGAAGCACGACAGTGCGAAGCCGGTTCCGTCGGCCGGCAACCCGCAGAAGCCCGCGACCGGTGGCACTGAGCGACCCGTTTCCGGGTTGGCCGCGCCGAAGCCCCGGCCGACCGGGAAACCGGACAAGACGCCGAAACCCCAGCCGACCGCCACGGCCAGCCCGGCGCCGCTGCCGGAGCCGTCGGCAACGCCGGCTCCAGAACCGTCCGCGAAGCCAGAGCCCCAACCGAGCCCGGAGCCGTCTACGAAGCCGGAGCCCGAACCGAGCCCCGAACCGTCCGCGGCTCCGGACCCCGCGCCGCTGCCGGAACCAGACCCGAAACCGTCCGCGACGCCGGAGCCGAGCCCGAAACCGTCCGCGACGCCGGAGCCGAGCCCGACGCCGACTCCCACGCCGCCCGCCCAGCCGAAGCCGCCCAAGCCGGCCGCCCCCGCACTCAACGCCCTCGGCTTCCATGACACGACCGCCACCGGTGCGGAGCGCGCACTGCGCAACGACCTCACAGGTGCGCTGGCCGGGCAGGTGGAGTTCGCGCAGACCCACACGATCGACCCCCGGGGCAACACCGTCAGGTCGATGCCGACACTGGTCGCCGAGCGTTCAGCCTTGCTGCTGTTCTCGCCGCTCACCGCACTCCCGGCGGGTGACACCGTGCGTGTGACGGCCAGTGTGGCCGGCGTCCAGCTCGGTGAGCTGCCGATGGCCGAGCCCACCCTCATCCCGCGCGCCGACATGGCCGCCCAGAACGGCCGCGAGGATGTCGTCTACACGCTCAAGGCGTTCACCGTCGAGCTGCCCTGGAACTGGATGAAACCCGGCCTCGAGCTCCGCTTCAGCGCGGGCAGGGAGGACGGCGCCGATGCGACCGCACCCGCGCGCGGCCTGCTCGCGGCGGACCAGATCGAGTTCGCCGCGCCGACGGAGATTGTGATCAGCTCCATCGAGCTCGGCATGCTCACCGACTACCCGTCGTCGAACGACCACTACATGTTCAACGAGCCAGAGAAGGCCGCGGCCGACTACTTCCAGACGATCCCCGTCGCGAAGCTGCACCTCGCCGTCTACGAGCCGGTGCGGCTCGACAAGGTGATCGTCGCATCCGGCAAGATCTACGAGGCCCCGGGCGCCAGCGACTCCACCAACGCCGGCGCGTACGACGGTGACATGCGTGAGAACGTTGGCAAGGCGCAGGTGAGCACCGGCATCAACCTGGCGAACTTCGGCATTACGAGTTCGCTGATGAACCAGTCGCAGCCGAGCACCTTCAACGAACGGATCATCCACCACGCCTGCGGCCTGTACAAGAGCGTCGACGCCGACCCGCGCACCGAATGCCACGGCCTGAGCGGCGGCAACGGCATGGCCACCCTGTTCAGCTCGGCCGGCAATGAGCTGAGCCACGAACTCGGGCACTCCTACGGCCTCGGCCACTACCCGGGCTGGAACGCAGCGGCCGCAGGCGACGCGAAGGTCCTGAACGCCGTGCACCACAGCGAGAGCGGCTGGGGCTACATCGCCTACCGCGACAGGATGCGCTCCAACCTTGTGGCGAACCGGGCCTTCTCTCCGGCCGGCACCGAGGCGAACGGCGCCTACCTCACGCAGAACTACGCCGGCCAGTACAACTACCACCGCGACGCCATGTCGGGTGGAGAGAACAGCAGCACGCTGAGCCGGTACACCCTGCACACCGGCTACAGTGCGAACGTCATCCAGAAGGCGCTCGTCAAGCCGGTGCCAGACACGGCGTTCCCCAGCGGCTATCGCAGCTGGAACGCCCGAACCGGCACCGCCGTCGACGCGAAGGCAGCCGACCCGAAGTTCACCGCGGCCAAACCGGCCGAGGTCGGGGTCCCGGTCTTCACGCTGCTGGGCGGCTACAACCCGCAGAATCCCGCGCAGACCGTGCTCTACCCCGCCTTCCGCAGCAACTACGGCAACGTCTTCGCGCTGCCGCAGAGCGATCCGACGTCGACCGATGCCGCGCGGAGCTGCTGGATGAGCGTGAGCTACCAGGACGGCCGCGTCGAGCACACCACACTCGACGCGCGGGACGGCATCAAGCAGTTCAACATCAACGTGGCGGATGCCGCCAAGCCCACCGGCGCCGAGCTCTTCTGCCGCGCAGCCGGGGTCACCACCCAGCTCGGCAACAGCATCAGCATCGCCACCGACCTGCCGCCGATGCGCCCAGCTGTGACCATCGGCGGCGACGCCGGCTACGAGGCGCTGCGCGCCGTGGAGGTCGCCGAGCTCGACACCGCACTGCTCGGCATCGCGAACACGGCCGTGCCCGTTCTCAGCAGCGACATGCGCCTGGCGTACGACAGCTGGAAGGACGACCTGAGCGGTCTGAGCCCCGCCGCCCGCGCCGTGCTGGAGCGCTGGAGTGCCTCCGTCGCTGCGGGGCAGGCCGTCGACGACTTCGTGGCGGCGCACCGTGATGCGCTGGGCGCCGGCGACGCGGCAGTCACCGCCGAACTCGCCGCGCTGCTCGCCGCGAACGGGCTGAGCGAAGGCGGCCGCGTCGCCCTGCCGCGCGGCGGCAACGTGACCGTCGACAACGGGCTGTGCCTCACCCTCGACGGTGGCACGCTGCGGGTGAGCGTCGATGCGCTGAAGAGCGCCTGTTCCGATGCGCCGACACAGCGCTGGGTGCTTGATGCCCGCGGAGCCATCCACAGTGAGGCGCGGCCCGACCTCTGCGTCGAGGCCGGCACCCCGGTGCGGATGACCGCCTGCTCGCCGACGAACGCCGCGCAGGTCTGGGCGCAGGAGTCCGACGGCCACCTGAAGAGCGCGACGTCGTCTTACCTCGACCTCAACCGCTCAACGCGCCAGCCCGGCATGTGGGGCCGCACCGGCGGCAGCAACCAGATCTGGAAGGGGCTCGCGCAGAGCGCCAACCCGGTGCTGCTCACCGTGAGCCCCGCGACCCTGCTGGTGCTCGCCGGCTTAAACCTCGACGCAGCCTGACCCCCCGCCCCCCAAATTCCGTTGAGAGCGGTCAAATGGCCGCTTTCCGGGCCTCCAGGTGGCCATTTGACCGCTCTCAACGGACCTGGGCGGCGGGCGGGCGGCGGGCGGGCGGCGGGCGGGCGGCGGGCCGGGGCGGGATGGCGGCGGGCGGGCGACGCGTAGTCTGGCGGGGAAGCCTCTTGGCCGCCACAACGAAAGCAAGCGAGATGTCTCAGCGACAGCACGACGGATCATCCCCGCGACGGGCCGGGTTGTTCCGCCGCGGCAGCGCCGGCCAGCCCCCCGCCGCACCGGGCACGACGCGGCGCACCACCTACGTCGTGGACGGCCGGTTGACCAGCGCGCCGCCGCACACGTCGATCGCTGACGCGCTGCGGTTCTCCCAGGAGGCGCCCGGGCGCATCGCGCTCTGCCTGTTCCCCGCTCCAACGGTCGACGACATCGCGGAACTGGCCAACGCCTGGGGCCTGCACCCGGTGCTCGTCGAAGACCTGCAGGTCGCCGGCCAGCGGCCCAAACTGGAACGCTACGGCGACGTGCTCTTCCTCGTGGTGCGGTCGGCGCGCTACGTGGATGAGGCCGAAGAGGTCGACTTCTCCGAGTTCCATGTGCTCGTGCGCCCGAACTCGGTGGCGGTGCTCTGCCAGGACGGCCGATGGGTCGACGGCTCGGATGACGCCACGCTGCCGCGCAACGCCGAGACTGCCGATCACACGCTGCTCGACGACGCGGAGCTGCTTGGGCTCGGGCCGGAGGCGGTCGTCTACCGGTTGCTTGACGTGATCGTCGACGGCTACACCCCGGTGCTGCGCGGCCTCGCGATCGACCAGGAGCAGATCGAGCGGCAGGTGTTCAGCGGCGACGCCGCCGTCGCCGAACGCATCTACCGGCTGAGCCAGGAGGTCATCGACCTGCGGCACGCGACATCCTCTCTGGTGGATGTGGTGGCGGCGCTGCGGAAGGGCTTCGACCGCTACGGGATCCCCGACGCGCTGCAGACGTACCTGCAGGATGTGGCCGATCATCTGACGCTGGTCGATGGGCGCGTCTCCGAGCTGCGCGATTCGCTCTCGCAGATCTTGAACGTGAACGCGACGCTGGTCTCCCAGCGGCAGAACGAAGACATGAAGAAGATCTCGGGCTGGGCGGCGATCCTGTTCGCCCCGACCCTGATCGCCGCCGTCTACGGCATGAACTTCGACAATATGCCCGAGCTGCACTGGGCCTTCGGCTACCCGCTCGCCGTCGGTGGCATGATCGCGTTCGCTGCGGCGCTCTACCTCACCTTCAAGCGCAAGAAGTGGATGTAGCGCCCGCGCCCATCCGAGACTCCTTAACCGGGTGTTGGAGCTGGGCGCGATAAGGTGGAGTGTGACTGGCGACAACTCGCTCGGCCCTGCCGAGACAGAACTGCCCGACGCGCCCGCTGTGCGTGAGGCGCTCGCTTCAGCGAATCGTGACGAGGTCGCGGACCTCGCCCTCCAGCATCCGGAATCCCCTTTGGTCTGGGCCGAGCTCTCGGACATCGCCCACGCCGATGGGCGCCTGCTCGACGCCTACGCCTATGCCTCCGTCGCCCACGCGCGCGGACTCGACGCCCTCGCGGCCGCCGGCTGGCACCCCGGCGACGCCGTCTCGTGGTCGCATCGCTCCAACCGCGGCGCCCTGCGCGCCGCCTACGCGCTGCGCCGCGCGGCCAGCGCCATCGGCGCACACGACGAGGCCGACCGCCTGGGTGACTTCCTGCAGGGCGTCGATCCAGAGGCCGTGCAGCGCATCGAGATGAAGTACACCACCACCCAGCTCTTGCCGGTGATCACACCCGAGATGCTCGCGGCAGCGCAGCCGCCCACTGAAGCCTTTGTCATCCGAGGAGAGGACTAGCAACACATGCCAGCAATCGTTTTGATCGGCGCCCAATGGGGCGACGAGGGCAAGGGCAAGGCGACCGACCTGCTCGGCTCGCGCGTCGACTACGTCGTCAAGTTCAACGGCGGGA includes the following:
- a CDS encoding YhgE/Pip domain-containing protein yields the protein MLAVLSPGTELKRFRKGVMPKIAVAVLLFIPLIYGALYLWAFWAPTDELKNLPVALVNEDTGAVKDGEKITAGNDVVDNLLDGGDLGWQVTDAADAHSGVADGDYYFSVTIPADFSTNAISVGTDTPTPAIVAVDYNDANSFLASTLGTSAMAQLRSAVSAEIGEQAANVLLVGLNDAGDGIRSAADGATTLADGLTTARDGAGTLIVGLGSLADGAVSLDAGAGRLSDGAASLSGGLATLNSGAGTLAAKSGDLVAGANSLSGGMQAAADGAATLSDKSQQLTAGAETIAGGTAALAAGAGQVSGGIDQLVAAMQAAPAGTPATAFLPSLQKLQAGAAELGTQSAGAATQVQGYAGLSAQFTAGVGELSSKLSAGAPGAAQLADGAAQLSAGAQQLADGVSTAASGAATLADGAATLSAGTGTLVDGSGQLVEGGTALEEGAGKLADGSQELAQKLGEGGDAIPAMTSTDVDAKATVLSDPVALDESWQNKSEGFGEGFAPFFIALATFVGALITWLILRALPARALAAGASGIRAVMTGFLPAVAIGAGQVVIMVLVLVYGIGLQPQYWLATSAFMFLVTLAFLALQQMFIILLGTAAGRVVSLVLLMLMLTSSGGTYPVETTPAFFQALHPWMPASYVVSGLRELITGGVDSRLWISVLVLAGTLVGSLAISAWSAGKQRMWTVARLHPELSI
- a CDS encoding TetR/AcrR family transcriptional regulator, whose protein sequence is MVRSSGTKRAILDAALELAATRGITGTTMDDVAERAGVAKGSLYYNFSSKDQLFEALLEEGVGALAENLRAARGTLVGWEAIEALVGALLDRIAANAALAKLMASEIFRTDRAWQKTLFALRHEALAVFAEAIEEAGAGAVAPDAAAPASGTSTIMAASVFGAVLMSGLEWLVFEPERSRDEVAAAILASLSGAFAPR
- a CDS encoding M66 family metalloprotease produces the protein MEAESSSTRSASAAPQQTAAQKHDSAKPVPSAGNPQKPATGGTERPVSGLAAPKPRPTGKPDKTPKPQPTATASPAPLPEPSATPAPEPSAKPEPQPSPEPSTKPEPEPSPEPSAAPDPAPLPEPDPKPSATPEPSPKPSATPEPSPTPTPTPPAQPKPPKPAAPALNALGFHDTTATGAERALRNDLTGALAGQVEFAQTHTIDPRGNTVRSMPTLVAERSALLLFSPLTALPAGDTVRVTASVAGVQLGELPMAEPTLIPRADMAAQNGREDVVYTLKAFTVELPWNWMKPGLELRFSAGREDGADATAPARGLLAADQIEFAAPTEIVISSIELGMLTDYPSSNDHYMFNEPEKAAADYFQTIPVAKLHLAVYEPVRLDKVIVASGKIYEAPGASDSTNAGAYDGDMRENVGKAQVSTGINLANFGITSSLMNQSQPSTFNERIIHHACGLYKSVDADPRTECHGLSGGNGMATLFSSAGNELSHELGHSYGLGHYPGWNAAAAGDAKVLNAVHHSESGWGYIAYRDRMRSNLVANRAFSPAGTEANGAYLTQNYAGQYNYHRDAMSGGENSSTLSRYTLHTGYSANVIQKALVKPVPDTAFPSGYRSWNARTGTAVDAKAADPKFTAAKPAEVGVPVFTLLGGYNPQNPAQTVLYPAFRSNYGNVFALPQSDPTSTDAARSCWMSVSYQDGRVEHTTLDARDGIKQFNINVADAAKPTGAELFCRAAGVTTQLGNSISIATDLPPMRPAVTIGGDAGYEALRAVEVAELDTALLGIANTAVPVLSSDMRLAYDSWKDDLSGLSPAARAVLERWSASVAAGQAVDDFVAAHRDALGAGDAAVTAELAALLAANGLSEGGRVALPRGGNVTVDNGLCLTLDGGTLRVSVDALKSACSDAPTQRWVLDARGAIHSEARPDLCVEAGTPVRMTACSPTNAAQVWAQESDGHLKSATSSYLDLNRSTRQPGMWGRTGGSNQIWKGLAQSANPVLLTVSPATLLVLAGLNLDAA
- a CDS encoding magnesium and cobalt transport protein CorA — its product is MSQRQHDGSSPRRAGLFRRGSAGQPPAAPGTTRRTTYVVDGRLTSAPPHTSIADALRFSQEAPGRIALCLFPAPTVDDIAELANAWGLHPVLVEDLQVAGQRPKLERYGDVLFLVVRSARYVDEAEEVDFSEFHVLVRPNSVAVLCQDGRWVDGSDDATLPRNAETADHTLLDDAELLGLGPEAVVYRLLDVIVDGYTPVLRGLAIDQEQIERQVFSGDAAVAERIYRLSQEVIDLRHATSSLVDVVAALRKGFDRYGIPDALQTYLQDVADHLTLVDGRVSELRDSLSQILNVNATLVSQRQNEDMKKISGWAAILFAPTLIAAVYGMNFDNMPELHWAFGYPLAVGGMIAFAAALYLTFKRKKWM
- a CDS encoding DUF3151 family protein encodes the protein MTGDNSLGPAETELPDAPAVREALASANRDEVADLALQHPESPLVWAELSDIAHADGRLLDAYAYASVAHARGLDALAAAGWHPGDAVSWSHRSNRGALRAAYALRRAASAIGAHDEADRLGDFLQGVDPEAVQRIEMKYTTTQLLPVITPEMLAAAQPPTEAFVIRGED